From the genome of Thermoflexus hugenholtzii, one region includes:
- the hutG gene encoding formimidoylglutamase, producing MTGFPPLPWLRPPERSPVPPDPRDVRIADLLQTDPAGAHVAVIGIPFDTAVIGRRGAREAPAAIRRALYRMTAFDLESGVDLAEGLRLVDLGDVAVVHTDIHETHRRVTAVLREVTRQGLRSLVLGGDHSLSYATLRGVIEGLGKPLGVIQFDAHHDLREPLEGEITSGTPFRRLLEEGLVEGRHLVQIGLLGGRNSRAYYEVARRHGVHMIPAAHVHREDPEVLTAQVLEVVTAGTLGFFISFDMDVFEAACAPGVSAPSPGGLLPASVLALVRRLAAHPACWGMDLMETAPPLDPDGRTVALAAAVAWAFLIGRGMVGVKSESGIDTGPPAGP from the coding sequence ATGACGGGCTTCCCCCCGCTCCCCTGGCTGCGCCCGCCCGAGCGCTCCCCGGTCCCCCCGGATCCCCGGGACGTGCGGATCGCGGATCTGCTGCAAACGGATCCGGCTGGGGCCCATGTGGCGGTGATCGGCATCCCCTTTGACACCGCGGTGATCGGCCGGCGGGGTGCCCGGGAGGCCCCTGCGGCCATCCGCCGCGCCCTTTATCGGATGACAGCCTTCGATCTGGAGAGCGGGGTAGATCTGGCGGAAGGCCTCCGGCTGGTGGACCTGGGGGATGTGGCCGTGGTGCACACGGATATCCACGAGACCCACCGGCGGGTGACGGCGGTGCTGCGGGAGGTGACCCGTCAGGGCCTGCGCTCCCTGGTCCTGGGCGGAGATCACAGCCTCTCGTATGCCACCCTGCGGGGGGTGATCGAAGGGCTGGGGAAGCCTCTGGGGGTGATCCAGTTTGACGCCCATCATGACCTGCGGGAGCCTCTGGAGGGGGAGATCACCAGCGGAACCCCTTTCCGCCGCCTGCTGGAGGAAGGACTGGTCGAGGGGCGGCATCTGGTGCAAATCGGGCTGCTGGGGGGACGCAACAGCCGGGCCTATTATGAAGTCGCCCGCCGGCATGGCGTCCACATGATCCCGGCGGCCCACGTCCATCGGGAGGATCCAGAAGTCCTGACTGCCCAGGTCTTGGAGGTGGTCACTGCAGGCACCCTTGGGTTTTTCATCAGTTTTGACATGGATGTGTTCGAGGCCGCCTGCGCGCCCGGGGTGTCCGCGCCCAGCCCGGGGGGATTGCTACCCGCGTCGGTGCTGGCGCTGGTGCGGAGGTTGGCCGCCCATCCGGCATGCTGGGGGATGGATCTGATGGAAACCGCTCCACCTCTGGATCCCGATGGACGGACCGTGGCGCTTGCGGCGGCGGTCGCATGGGCCTTTCTGATCGGGCGGGGGATGGTCGGGGTGAAATCCGAATCCGGGATTGACACAGGTCCGCCCGCCGGGCCATAA
- the acpS gene encoding holo-ACP synthase codes for MIAIGVDILEIRRMEQAIARFGDRLLRRVFTPAERQACRGRVAEYAARFAAKEAVAKALGVGLRIMAREGIGFHDVEILPDHRGQPHVHLRGWAAERARVLGLKQWAVSMTHDGGFAIAVVASIGGLPPLDLPSERRS; via the coding sequence ATGATCGCGATCGGAGTGGATATCCTGGAGATCCGACGGATGGAGCAGGCCATCGCCCGCTTCGGGGACCGTCTGCTCCGGCGGGTTTTCACGCCGGCCGAACGGCAGGCATGCCGCGGGCGGGTGGCTGAGTATGCGGCCCGCTTTGCGGCCAAGGAGGCTGTCGCCAAGGCCCTGGGGGTGGGCCTTCGGATCATGGCCCGCGAGGGCATCGGATTTCACGACGTGGAGATCCTCCCGGACCACCGGGGACAGCCTCACGTACACCTGCGGGGATGGGCCGCGGAGCGCGCCCGGGTGCTGGGCCTGAAGCAATGGGCGGTGAGCATGACCCACGACGGGGGGTTCGCCATCGCGGTAGTGGCCTCCATCGGAGGGCTTCCCCCTCTCGATCTTCCCTCGGAGCGCCGTTCATGA
- a CDS encoding alpha/beta fold hydrolase, with product MPEQPVGEDSIFYAVHTDVHARHTLLLIHGAGESHLVWPGALRNLPGATVYALDLPGHGRSRGRGRSSIADYTRVVVEWMAALGLPPAIWVGHSMGGAIAQWAALHHPERVAGLILIATGARLRVSPQILEGLRSDFHRTVELITEWSWGVDPPVRLVEEGRRMLLSADPRVMEGDYRACDAFDVMGRLGEIRAPTLVIGGTADRMTPFKYAEYLAAHIPGARLVRIEGAGHMVMLEQPEAVAEAIRSFLTEIASRTDPDA from the coding sequence ATGCCGGAACAACCGGTCGGCGAGGACAGTATTTTTTACGCTGTTCACACCGATGTCCACGCGCGTCACACCCTGCTCCTGATCCACGGTGCCGGGGAGTCCCATCTGGTGTGGCCCGGGGCGCTGCGGAACCTCCCGGGGGCGACCGTTTACGCGCTGGATCTGCCCGGCCACGGCCGGTCCCGGGGGCGCGGGCGCTCCTCCATCGCGGACTACACCCGGGTGGTGGTGGAGTGGATGGCCGCCCTGGGGTTGCCGCCGGCCATCTGGGTGGGTCACTCGATGGGCGGAGCCATCGCCCAGTGGGCGGCCCTCCACCATCCGGAGCGCGTGGCGGGGCTGATCCTGATCGCCACCGGGGCCCGCCTCCGGGTCAGCCCTCAGATCCTTGAAGGCCTGCGGTCCGATTTCCACCGCACGGTCGAGCTCATCACCGAGTGGAGCTGGGGAGTGGATCCACCGGTTCGGCTGGTGGAGGAAGGACGCCGCATGCTCCTCTCTGCGGACCCCCGGGTGATGGAAGGGGATTATCGGGCGTGCGACGCCTTCGACGTGATGGGCCGCCTGGGGGAGATCCGAGCCCCCACCCTGGTGATCGGCGGGACAGCGGACCGGATGACGCCCTTCAAATATGCGGAATATCTGGCGGCCCATATCCCGGGCGCGCGGCTGGTGCGGATCGAGGGGGCAGGCCACATGGTGATGCTGGAGCAGCCCGAAGCCGTCGCCGAAGCGATCCGGTCCTTCCTGACGGAGATTGCCTCCCGCACAGATCCGGATGCCTGA
- a CDS encoding parallel beta-helix domain-containing protein — translation MKRWGIRIGGGLVLLLITLFLIAAFWPVPPDLPPGGLSDGMPGATGALRRPFPPMPIPPDNPQTPEKAELGRLLFYDPILSGDRTRSCATCHHPDLGFTDGKGRSIGADGQPMRRGAPTLWNVGYLRRLFWDGRATSLEEAARMSLTDPREMATDPERLVRALKAIPEYRERFDRAFGGRDGSAVTFENIAKAIAAFERTLVSRNSPFDRFAAGDAAALTPAQRRGLNLFRSGRTRCFECHTLPLFGSSDFRVIGVPDLPGGPADRGRAEVTGSPRDERAFKVPTLRNVALTAPYMHNGIFATLEEVVDFYKDGGGRGRGMDLPNLDSKIQSFRLSPEEREDLVAFLYALTDESAMPPVPESVPSGLPVVPRLENPARAVAARYNVGAAAASEPPRAPQTRVVRPGESIQAALDQAGPGDTILVEPGIYRESLVVEVENLTLRGIVRDGQRPILDGESIRGDGIIATRDGFTVENFIVRHYTNNGIVVPGARGIVIRDVVTEDTGAYGVYPVGSEDILIERVVATGAWDTGIYIGQSRNGVIRDSEAYGNVSGIEVENSVNITVVNNYAHDNAAGLLVFVLPNLESKVGSRNRIIGNRIIRNNGPNFAKPGAIVGNVPSGTGILIMAADETEVTGNEIRDNASVGIAVVGLHQVFPKGTVFDVGAIPERNWIHDNVLVHNGFNPDPKVRAAGLPGADLLWDASGWDNLWREAGARAFPPFLPGPDWPGPVRRAYWRLLQLLVQLLG, via the coding sequence ATGAAACGCTGGGGAATTCGAATCGGCGGCGGGCTGGTGCTGCTCCTCATTACGCTTTTCCTGATCGCGGCCTTCTGGCCGGTTCCCCCGGATCTTCCCCCAGGCGGTCTGTCCGATGGGATGCCCGGCGCGACCGGGGCCCTCCGTCGCCCCTTCCCCCCGATGCCCATCCCTCCGGACAACCCCCAGACCCCCGAGAAGGCGGAGCTGGGTCGGCTCCTGTTCTACGACCCGATCCTCTCGGGCGATCGGACGCGTTCATGTGCGACCTGCCATCATCCGGATCTCGGCTTCACCGATGGCAAGGGACGATCCATCGGGGCCGATGGGCAGCCGATGCGGCGGGGCGCCCCCACCCTCTGGAACGTGGGCTACCTGCGCCGCCTGTTCTGGGACGGGCGCGCCACCTCCCTGGAGGAGGCGGCCCGTATGTCCCTCACCGATCCTCGGGAGATGGCCACGGACCCGGAGCGCCTGGTCCGGGCCCTGAAGGCGATCCCGGAATACCGGGAGCGGTTCGACCGGGCTTTCGGGGGCCGGGACGGCTCGGCGGTGACGTTTGAGAACATCGCCAAGGCCATCGCCGCTTTCGAGCGCACCCTGGTCAGCCGGAACTCTCCCTTCGATCGCTTCGCCGCCGGCGACGCCGCAGCCCTCACCCCCGCCCAGCGACGCGGCCTCAACCTCTTCCGCTCCGGCCGCACCCGATGCTTTGAGTGTCACACGCTCCCCTTGTTCGGCTCCTCGGACTTCCGGGTCATTGGGGTGCCGGATCTCCCGGGAGGGCCGGCGGATCGGGGCCGCGCGGAGGTCACCGGCTCCCCTCGGGACGAGCGGGCCTTCAAGGTGCCCACCCTGCGCAACGTGGCCCTCACCGCGCCCTATATGCACAACGGGATCTTCGCCACCCTGGAGGAGGTGGTGGACTTCTACAAAGATGGCGGAGGACGGGGCCGGGGCATGGATCTGCCGAACTTAGACAGCAAGATCCAGTCCTTCCGCCTGAGCCCGGAGGAACGCGAGGACCTGGTGGCCTTCCTGTATGCCCTGACGGATGAATCGGCCATGCCCCCGGTGCCCGAATCCGTCCCCTCCGGCCTGCCGGTGGTGCCCCGCCTGGAGAACCCCGCTCGCGCGGTGGCCGCCCGTTACAACGTGGGGGCCGCCGCCGCGTCGGAACCTCCTCGCGCTCCGCAGACCCGGGTGGTCCGACCCGGTGAGTCCATCCAGGCGGCCCTGGATCAGGCCGGCCCCGGGGACACCATCCTGGTGGAGCCCGGGATCTACCGGGAGTCCCTGGTAGTAGAGGTGGAGAACCTCACCCTGAGGGGAATCGTCCGGGACGGCCAGCGGCCGATCCTGGACGGGGAAAGCATACGCGGGGACGGCATCATCGCCACCCGGGACGGGTTCACGGTGGAGAACTTCATCGTGCGCCATTACACCAACAATGGCATCGTGGTGCCCGGCGCCCGGGGGATCGTGATCCGGGACGTGGTCACCGAGGACACCGGGGCTTACGGCGTGTATCCGGTGGGCAGCGAGGACATCCTGATCGAACGGGTGGTGGCCACCGGGGCCTGGGACACCGGCATCTACATCGGTCAATCCCGCAATGGGGTGATCCGCGACAGCGAGGCCTACGGCAACGTCAGCGGGATCGAGGTGGAGAACTCCGTGAACATCACGGTGGTGAACAACTACGCGCACGACAACGCGGCCGGGTTGCTGGTCTTCGTCCTGCCCAATCTAGAGTCGAAGGTAGGCTCCCGCAACCGGATCATCGGCAACCGCATCATCCGCAACAACGGACCCAACTTTGCCAAACCGGGGGCCATTGTGGGCAACGTCCCCTCGGGGACCGGGATCCTGATCATGGCGGCGGATGAGACCGAGGTGACCGGCAACGAGATCCGGGACAACGCCTCGGTGGGCATCGCCGTGGTGGGCCTGCACCAGGTCTTCCCGAAGGGGACGGTCTTCGACGTGGGGGCCATCCCGGAGCGCAACTGGATCCACGACAACGTTCTGGTCCACAATGGATTCAACCCGGATCCGAAGGTGCGGGCGGCGGGGCTGCCAGGGGCGGACCTGCTGTGGGACGCCAGCGGATGGGATAACCTGTGGCGGGAAGCGGGGGCCCGAGCCTTCCCACCCTTCCTGCCCGGGCCGGACTGGCCAGGGCCGGTCCGGCGGGCCTACTGGCGGCTGCTCCAGCTGCTGGTGCAGCTTTTGGGATAG
- a CDS encoding DUF951 domain-containing protein encodes MPLEIHLDDVVQLRKPHPCGGTEWQVVRVGADIGIRCLTCGRRVLMPRREFERRVRRIVRCSRPTQL; translated from the coding sequence ATGCCCCTGGAGATCCATCTGGACGATGTGGTGCAGCTACGAAAGCCGCATCCGTGCGGCGGCACGGAGTGGCAGGTGGTCCGCGTGGGGGCGGACATCGGGATCCGTTGCCTCACCTGCGGGCGCCGGGTCCTGATGCCCCGTCGGGAGTTCGAGCGCCGGGTCCGACGGATCGTCCGTTGCTCCCGGCCGACGCAGCTCTGA
- a CDS encoding HAD family phosphatase, translated as MRRAVIVDFGGVLVRTEDLSPREQLARELGMSREALEALLFASDLSLRAQRGELPEPAFWQAVGERLGITDPQALHRLRERFFAGDRLNEPLVEALRRWKGRIPLGLISNAWSGLREVLRRLGLLELFDVVVISAEVGLLKPDPRIYRCALEGLGLPPEATAFLDDLPENVQAARALGMHGILFRDPEEVLRQLQEWLNGTR; from the coding sequence ATGCGACGGGCTGTGATCGTGGACTTCGGGGGCGTGCTGGTGCGGACGGAGGACCTCTCCCCCCGGGAGCAGCTGGCCCGAGAGCTGGGGATGAGCCGGGAAGCGCTGGAGGCGCTGCTCTTCGCCAGCGATCTCTCCCTGCGCGCCCAGCGGGGAGAGCTCCCGGAGCCGGCCTTCTGGCAGGCCGTCGGGGAGCGCCTGGGGATCACCGATCCGCAGGCTCTCCATCGGCTGCGCGAGCGTTTCTTCGCCGGGGACCGCCTGAACGAGCCCCTGGTGGAGGCCTTGCGGCGGTGGAAAGGCCGCATCCCTCTCGGCCTGATCAGCAACGCCTGGTCCGGATTGCGGGAGGTGCTGCGCCGGCTGGGTCTGCTGGAGCTCTTCGACGTGGTGGTGATCTCCGCCGAGGTGGGGCTGTTGAAGCCGGACCCCCGGATCTACCGGTGCGCTCTGGAGGGCCTGGGCCTTCCCCCGGAGGCGACGGCTTTCCTCGATGACCTCCCCGAAAACGTGCAGGCGGCCCGCGCCCTGGGCATGCATGGGATCCTGTTCCGAGATCCAGAGGAGGTCCTCAGGCAGCTGCAGGAATGGCTCAACGGGACACGCTGA
- a CDS encoding VOC family protein — MPMVRKVQGVLCPVRDLARAKAFYGETLGLPLREEDPEGRWVEFGPPRGPGILLYQGAAGSGGGAMFPVRNAQRTLRRLKRLGVQVGDLVEVPGVMIIGTFYDPDGNPHHLVQSLRPKAPRRRRASEGGEVAPPEPQP; from the coding sequence ATGCCGATGGTGCGCAAAGTGCAGGGGGTGCTGTGCCCGGTGCGGGATCTGGCGCGGGCGAAGGCCTTTTATGGGGAGACCCTGGGGCTGCCCCTTCGGGAGGAGGACCCGGAGGGCCGGTGGGTGGAGTTCGGCCCTCCCCGCGGCCCGGGGATCCTGCTCTATCAGGGGGCGGCGGGCTCCGGAGGCGGGGCGATGTTCCCGGTGCGAAACGCCCAGCGCACCCTCCGGCGCCTGAAGCGCCTGGGGGTTCAGGTGGGAGATCTGGTGGAGGTTCCCGGGGTGATGATCATCGGAACGTTCTATGATCCCGACGGGAACCCCCATCATCTGGTGCAATCGCTACGCCCGAAGGCCCCGCGGCGCCGTCGGGCCTCTGAGGGCGGCGAGGTCGCGCCTCCCGAACCCCAGCCCTAA